Genomic DNA from Salinibacterium sp. NK8237:
TGGAGGCCTGTGGCAGATTCCACATAATGAGCCACGCAAACATTTGTCCCGCTTGCTGTCCCTGCGCAGTCGCGATGTCATACGCCAAAGTGCGGATGGCTTGGTTGTCGCTCTTTTCCAGAATGATCATTGACATGTCAACAGCCTGCAAGTGGTGAGTCTGCATGTCGCGCGCGAAACCGGCTTCCGCGCTCGTCGTCACTGGATCCGAGGATTCGCCAGGGAGGAGCCTTTGGCCAGCGAGTACGCCGAAGCCAACGAGCAACAGCGCGACGACAGTGATTGCGCCGATGCGGAGCCACGGTCGAGGGCGCGTGACATCGCTAGCGTCGGTCATGCGATGCGTCCGCCGC
This window encodes:
- a CDS encoding DUF305 domain-containing protein; the protein is MTDASDVTRPRPWLRIGAITVVALLLVGFGVLAGQRLLPGESSDPVTTSAEAGFARDMQTHHLQAVDMSMIILEKSDNQAIRTLAYDIATAQGQQAGQMFAWLIMWNLPQASSEPAMTWMMDDGEHDSHGTSDSDSTTAMTMPGLATYDQMEALRASTTDADAMFLELMIAHHAGGVDMAEGLLERSTNDVVTSLAEGMVAVQMSEINYMNELLAGLEE